A genomic region of Torulaspora delbrueckii CBS 1146 chromosome 7, complete genome contains the following coding sequences:
- the CYK3 gene encoding Cyk3p (similar to Saccharomyces cerevisiae CYK3 (YDL117W); ancestral locus Anc_2.319): MSVSIPLAPPFKVKARYGWSGQTKGDLGFLEGDVMEVTRITGDWFYGKLLRNKKCSGYFPNNFVNVLEEQLNKSTLAESPEVVNTPSKVIIPPIPARSRGKSSVSSTPSDSKQSYRKRVSRVYEQQSHSAPNLPQDVAVSRTSYPKSRTTTERTRRSRECYSINDSLPPLPPIPSMQKTEKLTQRVPKSYSSSDLPSSANSNNLYRDNQSFYDGYYPSKRSSLTEESNSSGLFSNSRYWGTSAASSEDSFALMSDFSATSAGSFARHRFAQSFTDSLERSQSPSINNSAQMGNGKKGGIFRRIMTKTTSGNNSEMHSPTPSGQYPKLPDIKNLNISATRDDARDWLAVKTHLNRSRSLTKYEKHPRYMRALDQNRDLVLHPQDAIYNGLNTNEVTCHGQAGLIDIELSESNFDYIDKMTRKRCVKDGSMRLTNWAQTTFSARYSTTLEKLRGIYIFCTETFELIDDHGSTDFSKKPKNLDTVLYQKYCTPYQLLCLFKALTNALGIRCESVFGFLKTPTANNHEFKYNHCWLRVLVNKEWRFIDVILGNISNPVHEFVNNRKITKADDDYFLVEPLRFIYTHIPQKDSEQHIVPSIDRLSALYLPLVFPSFFNNGLKLYKYSTALAFLEDSEIFECSLEVPSDVEVFASMVIPTPDPGKSHEYRKMELALVQVKRHKSDNSRRIAVVKAVLPPGSNKGTLYIHSGLRGTQTSVANVHPLSMMVPLTHSGSEMKYEFTARKPSESVQKAEMYIVEPQNRFLFLHNEYDFEVIQHPFDSVIYSPTALTKNRPQPMAIKSPSGKIYELQKNDPHFAYGTWKATISLKETGVWTGLVTADSGVGWCVFAEWLCI, translated from the coding sequence ATGTCCGTTAGCATACCTCTAGCTCcacctttcaaagtaaaaGCACGATATGGTTGGTCGGGTCAAACTAAAGGCGATCTGGGGTTTTTGGAGGGAGATGTGATGGAAGTGACTAGGATCACTGGTGATTGGTTTTATGGCAAATTATTACGAAACAAGAAGTGTTCAGGGTATTTCCCCAACAATTTCGTGAATGTTTTAGAAGAGCAACTAAACAAGAGTACCCTTGCAGAGAGTCCTGAGGTAGTTAACACACCAAGTAAAGTAATCATACCGCCAATTCCCGCTAGATCAAGAGGTAAATCATCCGTTTCATCCACACCTTCAGACTCAAAGCAGTCCTACAGAAAAAGGGTATCACGAGTTTATGAGCAGCAGTCACATTCGGCCCCAAACTTACCGCAGGATGTGGCTGTGAGCAGAACCAGTTATCCGAAATCGAGGACTACCACTGAACGAACTAGAAGGTCTCGTGAATGCTATTCTATAAATGATAGTTTACCGCCTCTTCCACCAATTCCTAGCATGCAGAAGACAGAGAAACTCACACAGAGAGTTCCGAAATCCTACTCGTCGAGTGATCTACCCTCGTCAGCCAATTCTAACAATCTTTACAGAGACAACCAGAGTTTTTACGATGGTTATTATCCatcgaaaagatcatcgCTCACAGAAGAATCCAATTCTTCCGGTTTATTCTCTAACTCGCGGTACTGGGGGACTTCAGCGGCAAGCAGTGAAGATAGCTTTGCATTGATGAGTGATTTCAGCGCTACAAGTGCCGGTAGTTTTGCTAGGCATAGGTTTGCTCAGTCTTTCACGGACTCTTTAGAGAGATCTCAAAGTCCATCGATCAACAACTCGGCTCAGATGGGCAATGGGAAGAAAGGAGGAATCTTTAGAAGGATCATGACTAAAACGACTAGTGGCAACAACAGTGAAATGCATTCTCCTACACCCTCTGGCCAATATCCAAAATTACCtgatatcaagaatctGAACATCTCTGCAACTCGTGACGATGCAAGAGATTGGCTAGCTGTCAAGACCCACCTTAACAGATCAAGATCCTTAACCAAGTACGAAAAGCACCCAAGATACATGAGAGCTCTTGATCAAAATCGTGATCTTGTGCTGCACCCGCAGGACGCTATTTACAATGGCTTGAACACAAACGAAGTAACGTGTCATGGTCAAGCCGGACTTATTGATATAGAACTATCGGAATCGAACTTCGACTATATTGATAAGATGACAAGAAAACGATGCGTCAAAGATGGGTCTATGAGGTTGACTAATTGGGCTCAGACAACATTTTCGGCACGGTATTCTACCACGCTAGAGAAGCTAAGAGGTATTTACATCTTCTGCACGGAGACTTTTGAATTAATCGATGATCACGGTTCCACCGATTTTTcgaagaagccaaagaacCTGGACACagttctttatcaaaagtACTGTACTCCTTACCAATTACTTTGCTTGTTCAAAGCCTTGACGAATGCGCTGGGCATCAGATGTGAAAGCGTGTTTGGATTCTTGAAAACCCCAACTGCCAACAATCACGAATTCAAGTACAATCACTGCTGGTTGCGTGTTCTTGTCAATAAGGAATGGCGTTTCATTGATGTAATCCTGGGGAACATCTCGAATCCTGTGCATGAGTTTGTCAACAACAGAAAAATTACCAAAGCTGACGACGACTATTTCCTAGTTGAACCATTACGCTTCATCTACACACATATACCGCAAAAGGATTCTGAACAACATATTGTCCCCAGTATCGACAGACTATCTGCGTTGTATTTGCCACTCGTGTTTCCCTCATTCTTTAATAACGGCTTAAAACTTTACAAATACAGCACGGCACTCGCATTCCTTGAAGACTCCGAGATATTTGAGTGTTCGCTTGAAGTTCCCAGCGATGTTGAGGTGTTCGCATCAATGGTGATCCCCACCCCGGATCCTGGCAAGTCTCATGAATACAGGAAAATGGAACTCGCTCTAGTGCAGGTCAAGAGACACAAATCAGACAACTCACGCAGGATAGCCGTCGTCAAAGCAGTATTACCTCCAGGATCCAATAAAGGTACGCTTTACATTCATTCGGGATTGAGAGGTACACAAACCTCAGTGGCGAATGTACATCCATTGTCTATGATGGTGCCTCTAACTCATTCGGGCTCAGAGATGAAGTATGAATTTACTGCCCGCAAACCATCTGAGAGTGTTCAAAAAGCCGAGATGTACATCGTTGAGCCTCAGAACAGGTTCCTATTTCTTCATAATGAGTATGACTTTGAGGTCATTCAGCATCCGTTTGACAGTGTCATCTATAGCCCTACCGCATTAACTAAAAATCGTCCACAACCTATGGCTATAAAATCTCCTTCGGGGAAAATCTACGAATTACAGAAAAATGATCCACATTTTGCATATGGTACTTGGAAAGCAACCATCAGCTTGAAGGAAACGGGTGTCTGGACAGGTCTAGTGACAGCTGACTCAGGCGTCGGTTGGTGCGTCTTCGCCGAATGGCTCTGCATCTAA
- the ARO2 gene encoding bifunctional chorismate synthase/riboflavin reductase [NAD(P)H] ARO2 (similar to Saccharomyces cerevisiae ARO2 (YGL148W); ancestral locus Anc_2.318), which produces MSTFGQIFRVTTYGESHCKSVGCIVDGVPPGMSLTEQDIQPQLSRRRPGQSKLSTPRNEKDKVEIQSGVEFNKTLGTPIAMLIRNEDQRPHDYNDMDNYPRPSHADFTYLEKYNLKASSGGGRASARETIGRVAAGGIAEKFLKQVSNVEIVGFVSQIGSVKMDRDPFDPKFHHLLNTITREKVDSIGFIRCPDVNLAGAMVQEIEKYRGNKDSIGGVVTCVVRNLPTGLGEPCFDKLEALLAHAMLSIPASKGFEIGSGFQGVSVPGSKHNDMFYFDEETQRLRTKTNLSGGIQGGISNGENIYFSVAFKSVATISQEQETCTYDGKPGVLAAKGRHDPAVTPRAIPIVEAMTALVLTDALLIQKSRDFAKSITH; this is translated from the coding sequence ATGTCTACTTTCGGTCAAATATTTCGTGTTACCACCTATGGTGAGTCTCACTGCAAATCCGTCGGTTGTATAGTTGATGGTGTGCCTCCTGGTATGTCATTGACCGAGCAGGACATCCAGCCGCAGTTATCTAGAAGAAGACCAGGTCAATCAAAATTGTCTACTCCAAGAAATGAGAAGGATAAGGTTGAAATTCAGTCCGGTGTTGAATTTAACAAGACTCTGGGAACTCCAATAGCGATGTTGATCAGAAATGAGGACCAAAGACCTCACGACTATAACGATATGGACAACTATCCAAGACCTTCTCACGCAGATTTCACCTATTTGGAAAAATACAATTTGAAGGCTTCTTCTGGTGGTGGTCGTGCCTCTGCTAGAGAGACCATTGGTCGTGTTGCAGCTGGTGGTAttgctgaaaaattcttaAAGCAAGTCTCCAACGTCGAAATCGTTGGGTTCGTCTCCCAAATTGGTTCTGTTAAGATGGATAGAGATCCATTCGACCCAAAATTTCACCACTTGTTGAACACTATTACCAGAGAAAAGGTCGACTCCATCGGTTTCATCAGATGCCCAGATGTGAACTTGGCTGGCGCTATGGTGCAAGAGATCGAGAAATACAGAGGTAATAAGGACTCCATCGGCGGTGTGGTTACCTGTGTTGTGAGAAATTTGCCGACTGGTCTAGGTGAGCCTTGCTTTGACAAATTGGAAGCTCTCTTGGCACACGCAATGTTGTCCATCCCAGCTTCCAAGGGTTTCGAAATCGGATCTGGGTTCCAAGGTGTGTCCGTTCCGGGCTCCAAGCACAATGATATGTTTTACTTTGACGAAGAGACCCAGAGATTAAGAACTAAGACTAACCTTTCTGGTGGTATTCAAGGCGGTATCTCCAATGGTGAGAATATCTACTTCTCAGTGGCTTTCAAATCCGTCGCTACTATCTCTCAAGAACAGGAAACTTGTACTTACGATGGTAAGCCAGGTGTCCTGGCTGCTAAGGGAAGGCACGATCCTGCTGTAACTCCAAGAGCAATCCCAATCGTTGAAGCCATGACCGCCTTGGTTCTAACTGACGCCCTATTGATCCAAAAATCTAGGGATTTTGCCAAGAGCATTACTCATTAA
- the RPL9A gene encoding 60S ribosomal protein uL6 (similar to Saccharomyces cerevisiae RPL9A (YGL147C); ancestral locus Anc_2.321) has translation MKYVQTEQFVEVPQGVNVNIRSRVVKVTGPRGTLVKNLKHIDVTFTKINERQIKVAVHNGDRKHVAALRTVKSLVDNLITGVTKGYKYKMRYVYAHFPINVNVVEKDGKKFIEIRNFLGDKKVRLVPVREGVTIEFSTNQKDEVVLSGNSVEDVSQNAADIQQICRVRNKDIRKFLDGIYVSEKGVIEEAQ, from the coding sequence ATGAAGTACGTCCAAACCGAGCAGTTCGTGGAGGTCCCACAAGGTGTCAACGTTAACATCAGATCCAGAGTTGTTAAGGTTACCGGTCCAAGAGGTACCTTGgtcaagaacttgaagcACATCGATGTTACTTTCACCAAGATTAACGAGAGACAGATCAAGGTTGCTGTTCACAATGGTGACAGAAAGCACGTTGCTGCTTTGAGAACTGTTAAGTCTTTGGTCGACAACTTGATCACTGGTGTCACCAAGGGTTACAAGTACAAGATGAGATACGTCTACGCGCATTTCCCAATCAACGTTAACGTTGTTGAGAAGGACGGTAAGaagttcattgaaatcaGAAACTTTTTGGGTGACAAGAAGGTTAGATTGGTCCCTGTTAGAGAAGGTGTTACCATTGAGTTCTCCACCAAccaaaaagatgaagtcGTCTTGTCTGGTAACTCTGTCGAAgatgtttctcaaaacGCTGCTGACATTCAGCAAATCTGCCGTGTCAGAAACAAGGATATCCGTAAGTTCTTGGATGGTATCTACGTCTCTGAAAAGGgtgtcattgaagaagctcaatAA
- the NUP84 gene encoding Nup84p (similar to Saccharomyces cerevisiae NUP84 (YDL116W); ancestral locus Anc_2.320): MEVEKAIDESNGYYVEFANALKDFMVGEFDEVNSSDPFDIVREYRSIAGRYAAETLNSNTESSSDWELEAKLWHLFELLLSFRTSDQELEITEVRHYNSDAVFEKQLLHENRELYQIWIIIVWIQDNMREPERPSRLPASKWSNTMISGGIKSSDLDYPLREKKAEIDPRDKEEDSIFFKYIYELLIAGKVEEALEECKLSDNLTISMILCGMQLYVNPRVDTQLREDFESQQGIKKHALWRRTVYSLSQNTELNYYERAIYSFLAGDIPPEEVMNISSWDSGLLVYLNQILQIEVENYLNSENKISKDELIFSLPSHPNDSQTVLNRLSLAYPQESEHPIRVLIGGIILNTLEPVLNSAVKLLMEMVQGQTAENDLAEKPYLLRIVTHMSILLDIISPGLVSKRNKSKLITAYISIMKLHELYDVIPVYIDFLDSEEIVDAYSFVLSTLEDPDVRKKQIEIANFLRLPTSNILRKTTERIFAETEEEYTPRDEVSVTFDVPPVDKHLIFGVEWLIQGKLYVDAVDSVIALSRRFLINGKIKSLEYFINGNSLDDLLKNYELEVIYQRNHDDEKESKKKEIQEYQRLIRELKKFEEWKDTVSKLNSESNVPSLIEKFQQYSRGTFDLIKHFFVELSEHEDHPDREIYYEIRSLYTPYLIIELHKELVEAAMLLKIPTFIREALGFANLVANETDKIYLLFQSSGKLKEYLRLVAQTATLSGDNFV, translated from the coding sequence ATGGAGGTTGAGAAGgctattgatgaaagtaatGGCTACTATGTAGAATTTGCcaatgctttgaaagactTCATGGTTGGTGAATTCGATGAGGTGAACTCATCAGATCCATTTGATATTGTTCGAGAATACCGTTCCATTGCTGGCAGGTATGCAGCTGAAACGCTAAATAGTAATACCGAATCTTCATCTGACTGGGAGCTCGAAGCTAAACTCTGGCATTTATTCGAGCTGCTCTTGAGCTTTAGAACATCCGATCAGGAGTTGGAAATAACGGAAGTACGTCATTACAACTCAGATGCAgtctttgagaaacaatTGCTACATGAGAACAGAGAGCTGTACCAAATATGGATAATTATTGTATGGATACAAGATAATATGAGGGAACCCGAGAGGCCGTCACGTCTCCCAGCTTCAAAATGGTCGAACACTATGATATCCGGTGGAATCAAAAGTTCTGATTTAGATTATCCGTTGCGTGAGAAGAAGGCTGAAATCGATCCTCGGGACAAAGAGGAGGACTctatctttttcaaatacaTCTACGAGTTGTTGATAGCTGGGAAAGTCGAGgaagctttggaagaatgTAAGCTATCTGATAACTTGACGATCAGTATGATATTATGTGGGATGCAGTTATATGTTAACCCCAGGGTTGACACGCAACTTCGTGAAGATTTCGAGAGTCAACAGGGTATCAAGAAACATGCTCTTTGGAGAAGAACGGTTTACAGTCTTTCGCAAAACACAGAACTAAATTATTATGAAAGGGCAATCTATTCATTCTTAGCCGGTGATATACCTCCCGAGGAAGTGATGAATATTTCCAGCTGGGATTCAGGGCTCTTAGTCTACTTGAATCAGATCCTGCAGATTGAGGTCGAAAACTACCTCAACAGTGAGAATAAAATATCTAAAGATGAGctaattttttctttgccATCACATCCTAACGATTCACAGACGGTGCTGAATCGCTTGTCACTAGCATACCCGCAGGAAAGCGAACACCCTATCCGAGTACTGATTGGTGGAATCATTCTTAACACACTCGAACCCGTTTTAAACTCTGCCGTTAAGCTTTTAATGGAGATGGTGCAAGGTCAAACCGCAGAAAACGATCTTGCCGAGAAACCTTACTTATTGAGAATTGTTACTCATATGAGCATCTTACTAGACATCATAAGTCCAGGCCTTGTTTCGAAAAGGAATAAATCGAAACTAATTACCGCCTATATCAGTATCATGAAACTCCATGAACTATATGATGTGATACCCGTCTACATTGATTTCCTTGATAGCGAAGAAATTGTAGATGCATACTCATTTGTTCTCTCTACGTTGGAAGATCCAGATGTAAGGAAGAAACAGATCGAAATCGCGAACTTCCTAAGATTACCGACATCGAACATTCTACGAAAGACAACCGAAAGAATCTTTGCCGAGACGGAAGAAGAGTATACTCCTCGGGACGAGGTGTCTGTGACCTTTGACGTCCCACCTGTCGATAAACATTTGATATTTGGTGTTGAATGGTTGATACAAGGCAAACTCTATGTTGATGCAGTAGATTCCGTTATCGCCCTCTCCAGAAGGTTTTTAATCAACGGCAAGATAAAATCCCTGGAGtatttcatcaatggcAACTCCCTTGACgacttgttgaaaaactacGAGCTGGAAGTCatttatcaaagaaatcatgatgacgagaaagaaagtaagaagaaggaaataCAGGAGTACCAACGACTAATAAGagaactgaaaaaattcgaaGAATGGAAAGATACAGTAAGCAAATTGAACTCTGAATCAAACGTTCCATCACTGATAGAGAAGTTTCAGCAATATTCACGCGGTACATTTGACCTAATAAAACATTTCTTCGTTGAACTATCTGAGCACGAAGATCATCCCGACAGGGAAATATACTATGAAATCAGATCCCTATACACACCATATTTGATCATTGAGTTGCACAAGGAACTTGTAGAAGCGGCAATGCTCCTCAAAATCCCAACTTTTATCCGCGAAGCATTGGGATTTGCGAATCTAGTCGCCAACGAGACTGATAAGATTTACTTACTCTTTCAATCGAGCGGTAAACTCAAGGAATACTTGAGATTAGTTGCACAAACGGCTACTTTATCTGGAGATAATTTTGTATAA